The following are from one region of the Streptomyces fradiae genome:
- a CDS encoding DUF4097 domain-containing protein codes for MTEWSVTEPRKIPLTDPVRRLQVRVVNGAVNVVGTDESSARVEVSEIEGPPLIVSQQGSTLVVSYEDLHWKGILKWLDPKGHRRRVVVSVAVPAGTDVEVGAIGAETVISGVRGRTAVRGVTGDTTLVGLAGPVRAETVSGNLEAQSVTGALQINSVTGDVTVIDGAGSAVKAETVSGDMVIDLDPAAGQDGPPADIRLTSVSGEVAIRLPHPADARVEASTTSGSVSSAFEDLRIGGSWGTRSISGTLGAGQGTLKATTVSGSIALLRRPEPEHGPDGDGDGSAAASPASGKVL; via the coding sequence ATGACAGAGTGGTCCGTCACCGAGCCTCGCAAGATCCCGCTGACCGACCCCGTCCGGCGGCTCCAGGTCCGTGTGGTCAACGGAGCGGTGAACGTGGTGGGGACCGACGAGAGTTCCGCGCGGGTGGAGGTCTCGGAGATCGAGGGCCCGCCGCTGATCGTCTCGCAGCAGGGCTCCACGCTGGTCGTGAGCTATGAGGACCTGCACTGGAAGGGCATCCTCAAGTGGCTCGACCCCAAGGGCCACCGGCGCCGGGTCGTGGTCTCCGTGGCCGTGCCGGCCGGCACCGACGTCGAGGTCGGCGCGATCGGCGCCGAGACGGTGATCTCCGGCGTCAGGGGACGCACGGCGGTGCGTGGCGTCACCGGCGACACCACGCTCGTCGGCCTCGCCGGCCCGGTGCGCGCCGAGACGGTCTCCGGGAACCTGGAGGCGCAGTCGGTCACCGGCGCGCTGCAGATCAACTCGGTGACGGGCGACGTCACCGTGATCGACGGCGCCGGCTCGGCGGTGAAGGCCGAGACGGTCAGCGGGGACATGGTCATCGACCTCGACCCGGCGGCCGGCCAGGACGGGCCGCCCGCCGACATCCGGCTGACCAGCGTCTCCGGCGAGGTCGCGATCCGGCTGCCGCACCCGGCGGACGCGCGGGTCGAGGCCAGCACCACCAGCGGTTCCGTGTCGAGCGCCTTCGAGGACCTGCGGATCGGCGGCTCCTGGGGCACCCGTTCCATCTCCGGCACGCTGGGCGCCGGCCAGGGCACCCTGAAGGCGACCACCGTCTCCGGCTCCATCGCCCTGCTGCGCCGCCCCGAGCCGGAGCACGGGCCGGACGGCGACGGCGACGGCTCGGCCGCCGCCTCCCCCGCGTCCGGAAAGGTCCTCTGA
- a CDS encoding DUF6104 family protein, which yields MYFTDRGIEELEKRRGEEEVTFEWLAEQLRTFVDLNPDFEVPVERLATWLARLDDEDDDE from the coding sequence ATGTACTTCACCGACCGTGGCATCGAGGAACTGGAGAAGCGGCGCGGCGAGGAGGAGGTCACCTTCGAGTGGCTCGCCGAGCAGCTGCGCACGTTCGTCGATCTGAATCCCGACTTCGAGGTGCCGGTCGAGCGCCTCGCGACCTGGCTGGCGCGGCTCGACGACGAGGACGACGACGAGTAG
- a CDS encoding AAA family ATPase, with the protein MNDWRIYRGAGHPHDEIRRLPAPPPWRDFSAGGADDTLAGSDRRLGVRRRLVQNHHPRPAETDAVNAALYLRRPLLVTGNPGTGKSTLAHAVAHELGLGRVLRWPIVSRSTLQDGLYRYDAIGRLQDVQLERARAESRTADGAGDGTGDAAARDGAGEGGAASAAGIGSYLRLGPLGTALLPSELPRVLLIDELDKSDLDLPNDLLNALEEGEFAIPELERLADREPVVKVLTDDGRKVPVYGGRVRCTTFPFIVLTSNGERDFPAALLRRCIRLELEAPGEEQLNAMIEAHLGADAAAAEPGLVARFLHREPGEVIATDQLLNALYLTQHAPRAERVTRDRIADMLMQPLDQPR; encoded by the coding sequence GTGAACGATTGGCGGATCTACCGTGGGGCCGGCCATCCGCATGACGAGATACGGCGACTGCCCGCGCCGCCGCCGTGGCGGGACTTCTCCGCGGGCGGCGCCGACGACACCCTGGCCGGCTCCGACCGGCGGCTCGGCGTGCGCCGTCGGCTGGTGCAGAACCACCACCCCCGGCCCGCCGAGACCGACGCCGTCAACGCCGCGCTCTATCTGCGCCGTCCGCTGCTCGTCACCGGCAACCCCGGCACCGGCAAGTCCACCCTCGCGCACGCCGTCGCCCACGAGCTGGGCCTCGGGCGGGTGCTGCGGTGGCCGATCGTCAGCCGCTCGACGCTCCAGGACGGCCTCTACCGTTACGACGCGATCGGCCGCCTCCAGGACGTGCAGCTGGAGCGCGCCCGCGCCGAGTCCCGTACCGCGGACGGAGCGGGGGACGGCACCGGGGACGCAGCCGCCCGGGACGGGGCCGGGGAGGGCGGTGCCGCGAGCGCGGCAGGCATCGGCTCGTATCTGCGGCTCGGACCGCTCGGCACCGCGCTGCTGCCCTCCGAACTGCCCCGTGTGCTGCTCATCGACGAGCTCGACAAGAGCGACCTCGACCTGCCCAACGACCTCCTGAACGCCCTGGAGGAGGGCGAGTTCGCGATCCCCGAGCTGGAGCGGCTCGCCGACCGCGAACCGGTCGTGAAGGTGCTCACCGACGACGGACGCAAGGTGCCCGTGTACGGCGGACGGGTCCGCTGCACCACCTTCCCGTTCATCGTGCTCACCTCCAACGGCGAACGGGACTTCCCCGCCGCCCTGTTGCGCCGCTGCATTCGCCTGGAGCTGGAGGCGCCCGGCGAGGAGCAGCTCAACGCCATGATCGAGGCCCACCTCGGGGCCGACGCCGCCGCCGCCGAACCCGGGCTCGTCGCCCGCTTCCTGCACCGGGAGCCGGGCGAGGTCATCGCCACCGACCAGCTGCTCAACGCCCTCTATCTGACCCAGCACGCCCCCCGCGCCGAGCGGGTGACCCGGGACCGCATCGCGGACATGCTCATGCAGCCGCTCGATCAGCCGAGGTGA
- a CDS encoding CU044_2847 family protein: MTDGIARIRLDDGTPVWARVSGAEELRRGVPGGAFQDTGIGDRIGDRVVSMAGGLTDVVRGVVGSLRAGLDPEGSVEVAVSFGIELSAQAGKVIGVLADGGGKASINVSLTWTEPGRPAEDGATRAEEAAAPGLVPASVPPMPPAPPAAPTLPLPPPAASPENGPGAV; the protein is encoded by the coding sequence GTGACGGATGGAATCGCCCGGATTCGGCTGGACGACGGCACGCCCGTGTGGGCCCGGGTCAGCGGGGCGGAGGAGCTGCGCCGGGGCGTCCCCGGCGGCGCGTTCCAGGACACCGGGATCGGGGACCGGATCGGGGACCGGGTGGTCTCCATGGCCGGCGGCCTCACGGACGTGGTGCGCGGGGTGGTCGGCTCGCTGCGCGCCGGACTCGACCCGGAGGGCTCGGTCGAGGTCGCCGTCAGCTTCGGGATCGAGCTCTCCGCGCAGGCGGGCAAGGTGATCGGCGTGCTCGCCGACGGCGGCGGCAAGGCCTCGATCAACGTCTCCCTGACCTGGACGGAACCTGGCCGTCCGGCCGAGGACGGCGCCACGCGCGCGGAGGAGGCCGCCGCGCCCGGGCTCGTACCCGCCTCCGTGCCGCCCATGCCCCCGGCCCCGCCCGCCGCGCCCACCCTGCCGCTGCCCCCGCCCGCCGCCTCCCCGGAGAACGGCCCTGGCGCCGTATGA
- a CDS encoding trypsin-like peptidase domain-containing protein, giving the protein MSAFDALVRPALVRIAAPGDGYDPHGDPFWGTGFFIAPGWVLTCAHVVAKGGSAVWREEPAVGITWEGGRTTGRLVLAKPRPATPDEEPGFWEFPDLALVRVEGAEDAACVRLSERPPTTPTQVSLHGWARQTGEVGVRDVLGTAYGFEAGALLLKWGVPVEGCSGGPVVDLTRGAVIGVNKGRGQDEGAAVPLTSLRELHDVPGGQVLHEVLRAHDRHHLARHRSLRSGRTWTDGQMALWPAAARGVSPARRTQLYGRFAELPSPTGPGEVMALVDAVKRRVLHPDYQAVLETDARTWRDGVGLLHELHKGEREDGRGSTDLGLDAVLLYAAHVVRHLTERYGAEAGPGTPTALGLGSLVDWITDESGDAHAAVREEIAALLDPAPADPVTPARAAGPRADVRIEIDSVPWATGAPRYTWRVMLLFDGRTMTPLAGHDEGLLRDQLQDSLRGPLDEALGHGDSGDHLAAVEFVVPRELFDLPFDTWRLAPEDEPFGERSLPLGQRRTVVLRDRHRGRRRPSPEWHRRWRGSEGGPLRAVPLRAEVLAAGAEAHAAQLRKESRTASYERLDAAPDGSVPVFCGAVGTGDGRRALDAALAAGHPVALWRHSAREHGDCPEFHKGAGVLLAGAGAADGLHRPVRTLRRRVGDTEADPRERAEHAWAEGLAVLYDPPDRPPFEAPLEGPSLLGEDER; this is encoded by the coding sequence ATGAGCGCCTTCGACGCGCTCGTGCGCCCCGCGCTCGTGCGCATCGCCGCTCCCGGCGACGGGTATGACCCGCACGGCGACCCGTTCTGGGGCACGGGATTCTTCATCGCCCCCGGCTGGGTGCTGACCTGTGCCCACGTCGTGGCCAAGGGGGGTAGCGCGGTGTGGAGAGAGGAACCCGCCGTCGGCATCACCTGGGAGGGCGGCCGGACCACCGGCCGGCTGGTGCTCGCCAAGCCGCGCCCCGCCACGCCTGACGAGGAGCCCGGCTTCTGGGAGTTCCCCGACCTCGCGCTCGTCCGGGTCGAGGGCGCCGAGGACGCCGCCTGCGTCCGGCTCAGCGAGCGCCCGCCCACCACCCCCACCCAGGTCAGCCTGCACGGCTGGGCCCGGCAGACCGGCGAGGTCGGCGTCCGGGACGTGCTCGGCACGGCGTACGGCTTCGAGGCGGGCGCCCTGCTCCTCAAGTGGGGCGTCCCCGTCGAGGGCTGCTCCGGCGGCCCGGTCGTCGACCTCACCCGGGGCGCCGTCATCGGCGTCAACAAGGGCCGCGGCCAGGACGAGGGGGCCGCCGTGCCGCTCACCTCGCTGCGCGAGCTCCACGACGTGCCCGGCGGCCAGGTGCTCCACGAGGTGCTGCGCGCCCACGACCGGCACCACCTCGCCCGCCACCGTTCGCTCCGCTCCGGACGCACCTGGACCGACGGCCAGATGGCGCTGTGGCCGGCCGCGGCCCGCGGGGTCAGCCCCGCCCGGCGCACCCAGCTGTACGGACGGTTCGCCGAACTCCCCTCGCCCACCGGCCCCGGCGAGGTGATGGCCCTCGTCGACGCGGTCAAGCGCCGGGTCCTCCACCCCGACTACCAGGCCGTCCTGGAGACCGACGCCCGCACCTGGCGCGACGGCGTGGGCCTGCTCCACGAACTGCACAAGGGCGAGCGGGAGGACGGGCGCGGCAGCACCGACCTCGGACTCGACGCCGTGCTCCTCTACGCGGCGCACGTCGTCCGCCACCTCACCGAGCGCTACGGCGCCGAGGCGGGCCCCGGCACCCCGACCGCCCTCGGGCTCGGGAGCCTGGTCGACTGGATCACCGACGAGTCCGGCGACGCCCACGCCGCCGTGCGCGAGGAGATCGCCGCCCTGCTCGACCCCGCGCCGGCGGACCCCGTCACCCCCGCCAGGGCGGCCGGACCGCGAGCCGACGTGCGGATCGAGATCGACTCCGTGCCCTGGGCCACCGGAGCCCCGCGCTACACCTGGCGCGTGATGCTGCTCTTCGACGGCCGCACCATGACCCCGCTGGCCGGCCACGACGAGGGACTGCTCCGGGACCAGCTCCAGGACAGCCTGCGCGGCCCGCTCGACGAGGCCCTGGGCCACGGGGACAGCGGCGACCACCTCGCCGCGGTCGAATTCGTGGTGCCGCGCGAGCTGTTCGACCTGCCCTTCGACACCTGGCGGCTCGCGCCCGAGGACGAACCCTTCGGCGAGCGCTCCCTGCCCCTCGGCCAGCGGCGCACCGTCGTCCTCCGCGACCGCCACCGCGGCCGCCGCCGGCCCTCCCCGGAGTGGCACCGGCGCTGGCGGGGCAGCGAGGGCGGCCCGCTGCGGGCGGTGCCGCTGCGCGCCGAGGTGCTCGCCGCGGGCGCCGAGGCGCACGCCGCGCAGCTGCGCAAGGAGAGCCGGACCGCGTCGTACGAGCGCCTGGACGCGGCCCCCGACGGCAGCGTGCCGGTCTTCTGCGGCGCGGTCGGTACGGGCGACGGGCGGCGCGCCCTGGACGCCGCGCTCGCCGCCGGGCACCCCGTCGCGCTGTGGCGGCACTCGGCCCGCGAGCACGGCGACTGCCCCGAGTTCCACAAGGGCGCAGGGGTGCTGCTCGCGGGCGCCGGCGCGGCCGACGGACTGCACCGTCCCGTGCGCACCCTGCGCCGGCGCGTGGGCGACACCGAGGCGGACCCCCGGGAGCGGGCCGAGCACGCCTGGGCCGAGGGCCTTGCGGTGCTCTACGACCCGCCCGACCGCCCGCCGTTCGAGGCCCCGCTGGAGGGCCCGTCGCTGCTCGGCGAGGACGAGCGGTGA
- a CDS encoding SAV_2336 N-terminal domain-related protein produces the protein MHRMHLEELTRRLRAGGQDPTAEEIADAVWLAQWLPRADPAGRAGDPPPGPPAAPGTDEDHRDPATGAGADGGSGTPATDTPPDPEAPEAAKAAPGRAAETVDLLMPKDGGGPGDGPGGRAVPARGGGAALPVRAPGANALPGLLGLQKALRPLRHYAALLPARPGSRRLDEEATAERSAASGILTPVLRPAAGQRPDIQLLMDTGPAMVVWTRMVEELRQACQQSGAFRDVRVHRLHDTGEGPPLVTTTTDRDGRPRLRPGDQLHDPTGRRLTLVVSDCVGPLWQRGAAQKLIHQWPRHSPLALVQPLPPRLWPRTALTVEPGTLERPAGPGGHVRFEPDEPDWEPVAADLRAVPVLTPTPEAFASWARLLTGHGGGAVPGWAARIGLPASVVTGERFATVPATRPTAPAASRRGDDELLRAFRAGASPGAVRLAVHLAAAPLALPVMQLVQRAMLPDTGPMELAEVLLSGLLRRLPGPTPYPCYSYPPAVQDHLLGSLDRGAAALVLKHCSEFVERHFGQGMRNFPALAAARLAGHGTDEEPAAAGAATVPVEDDEPQAGAASELFARIPARVLRFYHPDLVTPEPLAAARRLLDRWRGQSDPSLLASARELAETALGADGPPARPEELAGARLVLGQVLYAQAGTAAVRDRGQRRELLDRALAELVRAGELAAPGGPEWAEARLEQAAVQHALWRHTEETGPLDAALAALAGDPADWPESHRHALRVRRGRLRLARAEGAEAAAEFTAALALRTTGPVLLDLADALHLAAAPPASVADALDRAEPLLGDSLALRLRWTTARARLYETTGDGPAADEAYESATLLTPAEGEQRGRLLLTWGESLLRRAAADTGTAPVDRAESVLREALTCLPATAGVRSRAIVLIGSVLALRFDRAGFLPDLFESRHLLDQAVRTTHDQAARAEVWLQLAWVRLQLSEAARDGRLTDALAAYQQAAEDTRTAHGTHPGTVTLARALHGQGAVLLLMDRLAAAATALRAAAEQWRRLDGALVPVDWADVERTRTLLAEVTAVPAPLPGRLTRAERKRIAPPWWAWRGGDT, from the coding sequence ATGCACCGGATGCATCTGGAAGAGCTCACCCGCAGACTCCGGGCCGGCGGGCAGGACCCGACGGCCGAGGAGATCGCGGACGCCGTCTGGCTGGCCCAGTGGCTGCCGCGCGCCGATCCGGCGGGCCGGGCCGGGGACCCGCCGCCGGGCCCGCCGGCCGCGCCCGGCACCGACGAGGACCACCGGGATCCGGCCACCGGAGCCGGCGCCGACGGCGGCTCCGGCACACCCGCCACCGACACCCCACCGGACCCGGAGGCACCCGAGGCCGCGAAGGCGGCCCCGGGCCGGGCCGCCGAGACCGTCGACCTGCTGATGCCGAAGGACGGCGGCGGACCCGGCGACGGCCCCGGCGGACGCGCCGTCCCCGCGCGCGGCGGCGGCGCCGCGCTGCCCGTCCGCGCACCCGGCGCCAACGCCCTGCCCGGCCTCCTCGGCCTGCAGAAGGCGCTCCGGCCGCTGCGCCACTACGCCGCCCTGCTGCCCGCCCGCCCCGGCAGCCGCCGCCTCGACGAGGAGGCCACCGCCGAGCGCAGCGCCGCCTCCGGCATCCTCACCCCCGTGCTGCGCCCCGCCGCCGGCCAGCGCCCCGACATCCAGCTGCTCATGGACACCGGCCCGGCCATGGTCGTGTGGACCCGGATGGTCGAGGAACTGCGCCAGGCCTGCCAGCAGTCCGGCGCCTTCCGCGACGTCCGGGTGCACCGCCTGCACGACACCGGCGAGGGCCCGCCGCTCGTCACCACCACCACCGATCGCGACGGCCGGCCCCGGCTCCGGCCCGGCGACCAGCTCCACGACCCCACCGGGCGCCGCCTCACCCTCGTCGTCTCCGACTGCGTCGGCCCGCTCTGGCAGCGCGGCGCCGCCCAGAAGCTCATCCACCAGTGGCCCCGGCACTCCCCGCTCGCCCTCGTCCAGCCGCTGCCGCCCCGGCTGTGGCCGCGCACCGCGCTGACCGTCGAACCCGGCACCCTGGAACGGCCCGCCGGACCCGGCGGACACGTCCGCTTCGAGCCCGACGAGCCGGACTGGGAGCCCGTCGCCGCCGACCTGCGCGCCGTGCCCGTGCTCACCCCGACCCCCGAGGCCTTCGCCTCCTGGGCGCGGCTGCTGACCGGGCACGGCGGGGGAGCGGTACCCGGCTGGGCAGCCCGCATCGGCCTCCCGGCGTCCGTCGTGACCGGTGAGCGATTCGCGACCGTCCCCGCCACCCGCCCGACCGCCCCGGCCGCCTCCCGGCGCGGCGACGACGAACTCCTGCGCGCCTTCCGGGCCGGCGCCTCGCCCGGGGCGGTCCGGCTCGCCGTGCACCTCGCCGCCGCCCCGCTCGCGCTGCCCGTGATGCAGCTGGTGCAGCGCGCCATGCTCCCCGACACCGGCCCCATGGAGCTCGCCGAGGTGCTGCTCAGCGGGCTGTTACGGCGGCTGCCCGGCCCCACCCCGTACCCCTGCTACAGCTATCCGCCGGCCGTCCAGGACCATCTCCTCGGCTCGCTCGACCGGGGCGCCGCCGCGCTGGTCCTGAAGCACTGCTCGGAGTTCGTCGAGCGGCACTTCGGGCAGGGCATGCGCAACTTCCCGGCCCTCGCCGCGGCCCGGCTCGCCGGGCACGGCACCGACGAGGAACCGGCCGCCGCAGGCGCCGCCACCGTGCCCGTGGAGGACGACGAACCGCAGGCGGGCGCCGCCTCCGAGCTCTTCGCCCGCATCCCCGCGCGCGTGCTGCGCTTCTACCACCCCGACCTCGTCACCCCCGAACCGCTCGCCGCCGCCCGCCGGCTGCTCGACCGGTGGCGCGGCCAGTCCGACCCCTCGCTCCTCGCCTCCGCCCGCGAGCTCGCCGAGACCGCGCTCGGCGCCGACGGACCGCCCGCCCGCCCCGAGGAGCTCGCCGGGGCCCGTCTGGTGCTCGGTCAGGTGCTGTACGCGCAGGCCGGCACCGCGGCCGTACGGGACCGGGGACAGCGCCGGGAACTGCTCGACCGGGCCCTGGCCGAGCTCGTACGGGCCGGGGAGCTCGCCGCGCCCGGCGGCCCGGAGTGGGCCGAGGCCCGGCTCGAACAGGCCGCCGTCCAGCACGCGCTGTGGCGGCACACCGAGGAGACCGGACCGCTCGACGCGGCCCTCGCCGCGCTCGCCGGCGACCCGGCCGACTGGCCCGAGAGCCACCGGCACGCCCTGCGGGTGCGGCGCGGCCGGCTGCGCCTCGCCCGTGCCGAAGGCGCCGAGGCCGCCGCCGAGTTCACCGCCGCACTCGCCCTGCGGACCACCGGCCCGGTGCTGCTCGACCTGGCCGACGCCCTCCACCTCGCCGCCGCCCCGCCCGCGAGCGTCGCCGACGCCCTCGACCGCGCCGAACCGCTGCTCGGCGACTCGCTCGCGCTGCGGCTGCGCTGGACCACCGCGCGGGCCAGGCTGTACGAGACCACCGGCGACGGCCCGGCCGCCGACGAGGCGTACGAGAGCGCCACCCTGCTCACCCCCGCCGAGGGCGAACAGCGCGGCCGGCTCCTCCTCACCTGGGGCGAGTCCCTGCTGCGCCGGGCCGCCGCCGACACCGGGACGGCGCCCGTCGACCGCGCCGAGTCCGTCCTGCGCGAGGCCCTCACCTGCCTGCCCGCCACCGCCGGCGTCCGCTCCCGGGCCATCGTCCTCATCGGCAGCGTCCTCGCGCTGCGCTTCGACCGCGCGGGCTTCCTGCCCGACCTCTTCGAGAGCCGCCACCTCCTCGACCAGGCCGTCCGCACCACCCATGACCAGGCCGCCCGCGCCGAGGTGTGGCTCCAACTCGCCTGGGTCCGCCTCCAGCTGAGCGAGGCCGCCCGCGACGGGCGTCTCACCGACGCCCTCGCCGCCTACCAGCAAGCAGCCGAGGACACCCGCACCGCCCACGGCACGCACCCCGGCACGGTGACCCTGGCCCGCGCCCTGCACGGCCAGGGCGCGGTCCTCCTCCTGATGGACCGCCTGGCCGCCGCCGCGACCGCCCTGCGCGCCGCGGCGGAGCAGTGGCGGCGCCTCGACGGCGCCCTCGTGCCGGTGGACTGGGCGGACGTGGAGCGGACCCGGACGCTGCTCGCCGAGGTCACGGCCGTGCCGGCCCCGCTGCCGGGCAGGCTCACCCGGGCGGAGCGGAAGCGCATCGCCCCGCCGTGGTGGGCCTGGCGCGGTGGGGACACGTAG
- a CDS encoding HEXXH motif domain-containing protein, with protein MKTVPLSPAAFARLARTSPDPAGLTLLGSALHTRRLLLLKALLVRVQRHREAVEPGVLAGFERSWGLLERVERQHPAVVRGVLDYPSTGVWLAAALAEPAGPGLDRLLARFDALALTAALRCGSPLDLTVATPDGLLSLPGVGRLRVAAGRVRVGADGRTARFHPDGGRAALPAGLALMDRHRGVLAGHGPGWSAVHRLPGGTARLDDLDPYRVPADAGGPSVGTAAEHADTDHAAWSDRWRAAREVLLRTDPGRAAEVAGAVRVVVPLVGHGPRHLGATLSAAPGAVLTSLPAEGQGMAETLVHELHHSKLATLHEIVPLYGSGRDAVHRVGWRPDPRPIAGVLHGAYAHLALADLWRRAVTADGVPRAWRSGAGQQFDDIHDQVGEALLILLESDELTAEGREFAAQMRQHHASLGATPLAAG; from the coding sequence GTGAAGACCGTGCCCCTGTCCCCGGCCGCCTTCGCGCGACTGGCCCGGACCAGCCCCGACCCGGCCGGGCTCACCCTCCTCGGCTCCGCCCTGCACACCCGGCGGCTGCTGCTCCTCAAGGCGCTCCTGGTCCGGGTGCAGCGGCATCGGGAGGCCGTCGAACCCGGCGTGCTCGCCGGGTTCGAGCGCTCCTGGGGGCTGCTCGAACGGGTCGAGCGGCAGCACCCCGCCGTGGTCCGGGGCGTCCTCGACTACCCGTCGACCGGGGTCTGGCTGGCCGCCGCGCTCGCTGAGCCTGCCGGGCCGGGTCTGGACCGGCTGCTCGCCCGTTTCGACGCGCTCGCGCTCACCGCGGCGCTGCGCTGCGGCAGTCCGCTCGATCTGACCGTCGCGACTCCGGACGGCCTCCTCTCGCTGCCCGGCGTGGGACGCCTGCGGGTGGCCGCCGGGCGGGTCCGGGTCGGGGCGGACGGCCGGACCGCACGGTTCCACCCGGACGGCGGCCGGGCGGCGCTGCCCGCCGGACTGGCCCTCATGGACCGGCACCGCGGCGTCCTCGCCGGTCACGGCCCCGGCTGGAGCGCGGTGCACCGGCTGCCGGGCGGCACCGCCCGGCTCGACGACCTCGATCCGTACCGGGTGCCGGCCGACGCGGGCGGCCCGTCCGTCGGCACCGCCGCCGAGCACGCCGACACCGACCACGCCGCCTGGTCCGACCGCTGGCGCGCCGCCCGTGAGGTGCTGCTGCGCACCGACCCGGGCCGGGCGGCCGAGGTCGCCGGCGCGGTCCGGGTGGTCGTCCCGCTGGTCGGGCACGGCCCCCGGCACCTCGGCGCCACCCTGAGCGCCGCGCCCGGGGCCGTACTGACCTCGCTGCCCGCCGAGGGGCAGGGCATGGCCGAAACCCTCGTGCACGAGCTGCACCACAGCAAACTGGCCACGCTCCACGAGATCGTGCCGCTGTACGGCTCCGGGCGGGACGCCGTCCACCGGGTCGGCTGGCGGCCGGACCCGCGGCCCATCGCGGGCGTGCTGCACGGCGCCTACGCGCATCTGGCCCTGGCCGATCTGTGGCGGCGCGCGGTCACCGCCGACGGGGTCCCGAGGGCCTGGCGGTCGGGTGCCGGGCAGCAGTTCGACGACATCCACGATCAGGTGGGTGAAGCCCTCCTGATCCTGCTTGAATCCGATGAACTGACTGCGGAGGGGCGGGAGTTCGCGGCCCAAATGAGGCAGCATCATGCGAGCCTGGGCGCGACTCCCCTCGCCGCCGGGTAA